Proteins encoded together in one Mus pahari chromosome 9, PAHARI_EIJ_v1.1, whole genome shotgun sequence window:
- the Sbno2 gene encoding protein strawberry notch homolog 2 isoform X3 produces the protein MQDPSCLEDLSNASVFSSSVDSLSDIPDTPGFVPADSLNEVPTIWDVSTTSTTHDKLFIPSGPFSAPEDPVTSLSSTPLLISYQSHSQPEEEEGEEEEETEELGHAETYADYVPSKSKIGKQHPDRVVETSTLSSVPPPDITYTLALPTSDNGTLSALQLEAITYACQQHEVLLPSGQRAGFLIGDGAGVGKGRTVAGIIVENYLRGRKKALWFSASNDLKYDAERDLRDIEAPGIAVHALSKIKYGDNTTSEGVLFATYSALIGESQAGGQHRTRLRQILQWCGEGFDGVIVFDECHKAKNASSTKMGKAVLDLQSKLPQARVVYASATGASEPRNMIYMSRLGIWGEGTPFRTFEEFLHAIEKRGVGAMEIVAMDMKVSGMYIARQLSFSGVTFRIEEIPLSPAFQQVYNRAARLWAEALNVFQQAADWIGLESRKSLWGQFWSAHQRFFKYLCIAAKVHRLVELAQQELSRDKCVVIGLQSTGEARTREVLDENEGRLDCFVSAAEGVFLSLIQKHFPSTRRRRDRGGGKRKRRPRGRGPKASRLALEAAGVIRISDGSSTESDAGLDSDFNSSPESLVDDDVVIVDAPTLPTDDRGSLYPLQRDLQGPGVLERVERLKQGLLAKVRALGRELPVNTLDQLIHQLGGPECVAEMTGRKGRVVSRPDGTVVFESRAEQGLSIDHVNLREKQRFMSGEKLVAIISEASSSGVSLQADRRVQNQRRRVHMTLELPWSADRAIQQFGRTHRSNQVSAPEYVFLISELAGERRFASIVAKRLESLGALTHGDRRATESRDLSKYNFENKYGARALSRVLATIMGQTDNRVPLPQGYPGGDTAFFRDMKQGLLSVGIGSRESRSGCLDVEKDCSITKFLNRILGLEVHKQNALFQYFSDTFDHLIEIDKKEGRYDMGILDLAPGINEIHEESQQVFLAPGHPQDGQVVFYKQISVDRGMKWEEAFTRSLELKGPYDGFYLSYKVRGSKTSCILAEQNRGEYFTVYKPNIGRQSQLETLDSLCRKFHRVTVEEAREPWESSYALSLEHCSHTTWNQRCRLTQEGKCCAQGLRLRHHYMLCGALLRVWGRIAAVMADVSSSSYLQIVRLKTKDKKKQVGIKIPEGCVHRVLQELQLMDAEVKRRSTHGLAACPPTPRAITLPCGPGEVLDLTYSPPAEAFPTPPRFTFPSLPPPDPSSLMLGARDPATNPVELAHQSCDINFREVLEDMLRSLRAGPTETPAPLVGVGGVGTERQSVIHFSPHFPNS, from the exons ATGCAG GACCCCTCGTGCCTCGAGGACCTCTCCAATGCCTCTGTCTTCTCTTCGTCTGTGGATTCCCTGTCAGACATCCCAGACACGCCTGGCTTCGTGCCTGCCGACAGCCTCAACGAGGTGCCTACCATCTGGGACGTCAGCACCACCTCAACTACCCATGACAAG CTGTTCATACCTAGCGGGCCGTTCTCAGCTCCCGAAGACCCGGTGACTTCGCTCTCCAGCACTCCACTTCTCATCAGCTATCAG TCACACAGCcagcctgaggaggaggaaggggaggaagaggaggagactgagGAACTGGGCCATGCTGAGACCTATGCCGACTATGTACCATCCAAGT CCAAGATTGGAAAGCAACACCCAGACCGTGTGGTGGAGACCAGCACACTGTCCAGCGTCCCACCCCCGGACATTACCTACACCCTAGCACTACCCACCTCAGACAACGGTACCCTGTCTGCCCTACAGTTGGAAGCCATCACCTATGCCTGCCAG CAACACGAGGTCCTGCTGCCCAGTGGGCAGCGTGCTGGTTTTCTGATTGGGGATGGGGCCGGCGTAGGCAAGGGCCGCACAGTGGCTGGCATCATAGTGGAGAACTACCTGCGGGGCCGGAAGAAGGCTTTGTG GTTCAGTGCCTCCAATGACCTCAAGTATGATGCGGAACGGGACCTGAGAGACATTGAGGCCCCAGGCATTGCGGTGCATGCACTGAGCAAG ATCAAGTATGGTGACAACACTACCTCAGAGGGTGTCCTCTTTGCCACCTACTCTGCCCTGATTGGAGAAAGCCAGGCAGGTGGGCAGCATCGCACACGCCTACGCCAGATCCTGCAGTGGTGTGGTGAAGGCTTCGATGGTGTG ATTGTGTTTGACGAGTGCCACAAAGCCAAGAATGCCAGTTCCACTAAGATGGGCAAGGCCGTGCTGGACCTGCAGAGCAAACTGCCCCAGGCTAGGGTGGTGTACGCCAGCGCCACAG GTGCCTCTGAGCCCCGAAACATGATATACATGAGCCGGCTGGGCATCTGGGGTGAGGGCACACCCTTCCGGACCTTTGAGGAGTTCCTGCATGCCATTGAGAAGAG GGGCGTGGGTGCTATGGAGATTGTGGCGATGGACATGAAGGTCAGCGGCATGTACATCGCTCGCCAGCTCAGCTTCTCAGGGGTCACCTTCCGAATTGAGGAGATCCCGCTGTCCCCCGCCTTCCAGCAGGTCTATAACCGGGCAGCCCGGCTG TGGGCCGAGGCCCTGAACGTGTTCCAGCAGGCGGCTGACTGGATTGGCCTGGAGTCTCGCAAGTCCCTGTGGGGTCAGTTCTGGTCAGCGCACCAGCGTTTCTTTAAGTACCTGTGCATTGCAGCCAAAGTGCACCGGCTAGTGGAGCTGGCACAGCAGGAGCTGAGCAGGGACAAG tgTGTGGTCATCGGGCTACAGTCCACAGGGGAGGCGCGGACTCGAGAGGTGCTGGATGAGAACGAGGGCCGCCTGGACTGCTTCGTCTCCGCAGCAGA AGGCGTCTTCCTGTCCCTGATCCAGAAGCACTTCCCTTCCACCAGGAGGAGGCGTGAccggggaggaggaaagaggaaac GCCGGCCTCGGGGTCGCGGTCCCAAGGCTTCTAGACTGGCACTGGAAGCAGCAGGAGTTATCCGTATTAGTGACGGCAGCAGCACAGAGTCAGATGCTGGCCTGGATAGCGACTTCAATTCATCCCCAGAGTCCCTGGTAGACGATGATGTGGTCATTGTAGATGCCCCCACACTCCCCACAGATGACCGAG GTTCCCTGTACCCACTTCAGAGAGACCTGCAGggccctggtgtcctggaacGGGTGGAACGGCTAAAACAGGGTCTGCTGGCCAAGGTGCGAGCGCTGGGCCGGGAGCTGCCAGTGAACACGTTGGACCAACTCATCCACCAACTTGGGGGTCCTGAGTGTGTAGCCGAG ATGACCGGCAGGAAAGGCCGAGTGGTATCGAGGCCCGATGGGACAGTGGTGTTTGAGTCCAGAGCAGAGCAGGGCCTGTCCATCGACCATGTGAACCTCAGGGAGAAGCAGCGCTTCATGAGCGGCGAGAAG CTCGTGGCTATTATCTCTGAGGCCTCCAGCTCTGGTGTCTCCCTCCAAGCTGACCGTCGAGTCCAGAACCAGCGGCGCCGGGTACACATGACCCTGGAGCTGCCTTGGAGTGCAGACCGTGCCATTCAGCAGTTTG GCCGCACCCACAGATCCAACCAGGTCTCAGCACCCGAGTACGTCTTCCTTATCTCGGAACTGGCAGGGGAGCGCAGGTTCGCCTCCATTGTGGCCAAGCGGCTAGAGAGTCTG GGTGCCCTGACCCACGGAGATCGCCGCGCCACCGAGTCCCGAGACCTGAGCAAGTACAACTTTGAGAACAAG TATGGCGCCCGCGCGCTCAGCCGTGTCCTTGCTACGATCATGGGCCAGACGGACAACAGGGTGCCCCTGCCCCAGGGCTATCCAGGAGGGGATACCGCTTTCTTTCGGG ACATGAAGCAGGGCCTGCTGTCTGTGGGCATCGGCAGCCGGGAGTCACGCTCAGGCTGCTTGGATGTGGAGAAGG ACTGCTCCATCACCAAGTTCCTGAACCGCATCCTTGGGCTGGAGGTGCATAAGCAGAACGCTCTGTTCCAGTATTTCTCCGACACCTTTGACCACCTCATCGAGATAGACAAGAAGGAGGGCAGATATGACATGGGCATCCTGG acCTGGCCCCTGGCATCAACGAGATACATGAAGAAAGCCAGCAGGTGTTCCTGGCACCTGGGCACCCACAGGATGGGCAGGTGGTCTTCTACAAG CAGATTAGCGTGGACCGCGGTATGAAGTGGGAAGAGGCATTCACTAGGTCGCTGGAGCTCAAAGGCCCCTATGATGGCTTCTACCTCTCCTACAAG GTACGAGGCAGCAAGACGAGCTGCATCCTGGCAGAACAGAATCGCGGCGAGTATTTCACAGTGTACAAACCAAACATTGGCAGGCAGAGCCAGCTAGAGACCCTGGACAGCCTGTGTCGGAAGTTCCACCGG GTCACTGTGGAAGAGGCCCGGGAACCTTGGGAAAGCAGCTATGCCCTGTCCTTGGAGCACTGCAGCCACACCACCTG GAACCAGCGCTGCCGATTGACACAGGAGGGCAAGTGCTGCGCCCAGGGCCTGCGCCTCCGCCACCACTACATGCTGTGTGGGGCGCTGCTGCGCGTGTGGGGCCGCATCGCCGCTGTCATGGCGGATGTCAGCAGTAGCAGCTACCTACAGATCGTGCGCCTCAAGACCAAGGACAAGAAGAAGCAAGTGG GCATCAAGATCCCCGAGGGATGCGTTCACCGCGTACTGCAGGAACTGCAGCTAATGGATGCAGAAGTAAAGCGCCGCAGCACCCACGGGTTGGCGGCGTGCCCGCCCACTCCACGCGCAATTACGCTTCCTTGCGGTCCTGGTGAGGTGCTGGACTTGACCTACAGTCCCCCAGCTGAGGCTTTCCCAACGCCTCCGCGCTTCACCTTCCCTTCGCTGCCGCCCCCAGACCCCAGCTCTCTGATGCTGGGTGCTAGAGACCCTGCTACCAACCCTGTGGAGCTGGCACACCAGAGCTGCGACATCAATTTCAGGGAAGTGTTGGAAGACATGCTCCGCTCTTTGCGCGCGGGACCCACCGAAACCCCTGCACCTCTGGTGGGCGTGGGTGGCGTGGGCACAGAGCGGCAGAGCGTCATCCACTTCAGCCCACACTTCCCAAACTCTTAG